The Kocuria sp. TGY1127_2 genome includes a window with the following:
- a CDS encoding YeeE/YedE thiosulfate transporter family protein, whose amino-acid sequence MIFTGLIVGALLGVVMQRGRFCVTGMLRDIFLQRSWRTFTALMVVIAVHAVGIAVLTSTGVISPEYSGFAPIAVVVGSLLFGLGIILAGGCASGTWYRSAEGLVGSWIALAMYALSSAAMKKGALGGFAVWMKQWDTGLTTIPEALGISPWVFVILVSAVTVVMVRHFLRKERRIPKPATLGNRPAWKRPLHFYTAGVLVGLIGVIAWPLSAAAGRNDGLGITTPSSNLVKFMVTGNDSNIDWGVMLVLGLFVGAFIAAKASGEFRIRVPDARTATRSVAGGLMMGVGASLAGGCTVGNGMVQTSLFSFQGWVSLVFIALGVGLGAKLWLRPTTSRPTSGGGTYTTSESLDNTLAVASDGRTVEPAPVGTGSVTSGAEEVTTSASVNTAPAAPPSSVQGFGGFPAALGAVGLKEKTGASSTLRELGEGYYALDSLGAVCPFPLIDAKDVMATLDPGDHLVIDFDCTQATEAIPHWAAEDGHEITDFREQGEASWQITLRKG is encoded by the coding sequence ATGATCTTCACAGGTCTCATCGTCGGCGCCTTACTCGGCGTCGTCATGCAACGCGGACGCTTCTGCGTGACCGGTATGCTCCGTGACATTTTCCTGCAGCGCTCGTGGCGAACGTTCACGGCGCTCATGGTCGTGATCGCGGTGCACGCGGTGGGCATTGCCGTGCTGACCTCCACAGGCGTGATCTCGCCCGAGTATTCCGGTTTCGCTCCGATCGCCGTGGTCGTCGGGAGTCTTCTGTTCGGTCTGGGGATCATCCTGGCCGGTGGTTGCGCGTCCGGGACGTGGTACCGCTCGGCCGAAGGACTGGTCGGCTCGTGGATCGCGCTCGCGATGTATGCTCTGTCTTCTGCGGCCATGAAAAAGGGTGCACTCGGCGGCTTCGCGGTGTGGATGAAGCAGTGGGATACCGGACTGACCACCATCCCCGAGGCCCTCGGCATCTCTCCGTGGGTTTTCGTGATCTTGGTTTCCGCGGTGACAGTGGTTATGGTGCGCCATTTCCTGCGTAAGGAACGGCGAATTCCCAAGCCCGCAACCCTGGGAAACCGTCCGGCCTGGAAACGTCCACTCCACTTCTACACGGCGGGCGTCCTGGTAGGTCTGATCGGGGTCATCGCGTGGCCGCTGTCCGCGGCTGCGGGCCGCAATGATGGCTTAGGGATTACCACGCCTTCTTCCAACCTGGTCAAGTTCATGGTTACAGGCAATGACTCCAATATTGACTGGGGCGTCATGCTGGTTCTCGGGTTGTTCGTCGGTGCGTTCATCGCGGCCAAAGCGAGCGGAGAATTCCGAATCCGCGTCCCCGACGCCCGGACGGCTACCCGCTCGGTCGCGGGCGGACTGATGATGGGCGTGGGTGCCTCGCTCGCGGGCGGGTGCACCGTGGGCAACGGCATGGTCCAGACCAGCCTGTTCAGCTTCCAAGGGTGGGTATCCTTGGTCTTTATCGCGCTCGGAGTGGGGCTGGGCGCCAAGTTGTGGCTCCGCCCGACGACGTCGCGCCCCACCTCGGGCGGTGGAACCTACACGACCAGCGAAAGCCTCGACAATACTCTGGCGGTGGCCTCGGACGGGCGGACGGTCGAACCCGCACCCGTGGGGACAGGATCGGTGACGTCGGGTGCCGAGGAAGTGACGACCTCCGCTTCGGTGAATACCGCCCCAGCGGCCCCGCCCTCCAGCGTCCAAGGGTTTGGCGGCTTTCCCGCTGCTCTTGGTGCAGTGGGACTCAAAGAAAAAACAGGAGCATCCTCCACATTGCGGGAGCTTGGGGAGGGCTATTACGCCTTGGACTCCCTCGGCGCGGTGTGCCCGTTCCCGCTGATCGACGCCAAGGACGTCATGGCCACTCTGGACCCGGGGGATCACCTGGTCATCGATTTCGATTGCACCCAAGCCACCGAGGCGATTCCGCATTGGGCGGCCGAGGACGGCCACGAAATCACGGACTTCCGGGAGCAGGGGGAAGCCAGCTGGCAGATCACCCTTCGGAAGGGCTGA
- a CDS encoding MFS transporter: protein MLRPIFWPVIVPSLLFAIGVGSTVPVLILSALSLGASGALASAVVSLMGAASLLLTVPVGILIDKVGDRRAMILGTSAAVVITALLVLSLAGSLPTPFALVMYVVLLMLLAPVQDIWGLARQAVVADRMPAMHMGRAMTALGGTQRVGNLVGPMISALLLLWFPLWSVYIFSAACAVLAVVVLCIPALNRGFDSMGASTQTTPTAAVADPNEPAAQKLKVRWKAVMLAGVAITILAIARAAQPTMIQLWGVHIDLHESGISLLVALGAALELILMFPGGYIKDRLGRSVVLILCLAIFGAGFLVMAVQPTLAWTIMAVAVMAVGNGLGAGVNMTIGADLSPRVGRAKFLGIWAIFNNSGKLGGPAIVALLLSIATLPLALVTTGVVTIVGAAWTATFARTMDLPKGVHKRKTGRATR, encoded by the coding sequence ATGCTCCGCCCTATTTTCTGGCCGGTTATCGTGCCGTCTCTGCTCTTTGCTATCGGAGTCGGCTCCACGGTCCCGGTCCTCATTCTCTCCGCATTGAGTTTGGGGGCTAGTGGAGCTTTGGCTAGTGCGGTCGTCTCTTTGATGGGCGCTGCCAGCCTCCTCTTGACCGTCCCGGTCGGGATTCTGATCGACAAGGTTGGAGACCGGAGGGCCATGATCTTGGGGACCAGTGCGGCCGTGGTGATCACGGCATTGCTCGTTCTGTCCTTGGCTGGCTCTCTGCCCACGCCCTTTGCCCTTGTCATGTACGTGGTGTTGCTCATGCTTCTGGCGCCGGTCCAGGATATTTGGGGGCTGGCTCGGCAGGCCGTCGTCGCCGACCGAATGCCCGCGATGCACATGGGCCGCGCTATGACGGCACTCGGCGGGACGCAACGGGTCGGGAATTTGGTGGGACCCATGATCAGCGCACTGCTTCTCCTGTGGTTTCCCTTGTGGTCCGTCTATATTTTCAGCGCGGCGTGTGCCGTGCTGGCCGTCGTTGTGCTTTGTATTCCTGCGCTGAACCGTGGCTTCGACTCCATGGGAGCCTCCACTCAGACGACGCCGACCGCCGCAGTCGCGGATCCGAACGAGCCTGCCGCTCAGAAGCTCAAGGTCCGGTGGAAGGCCGTGATGCTCGCCGGTGTTGCGATCACGATTCTGGCTATCGCTCGAGCGGCCCAACCCACGATGATTCAGCTTTGGGGCGTGCACATTGATCTGCACGAATCAGGCATTTCCTTGCTGGTGGCTTTGGGCGCGGCGCTCGAGCTGATTCTGATGTTCCCCGGCGGCTACATCAAGGATCGTTTGGGCCGATCAGTGGTTCTCATCCTGTGCCTCGCCATATTCGGGGCAGGTTTCCTCGTCATGGCGGTTCAGCCCACTCTGGCGTGGACCATCATGGCCGTCGCGGTTATGGCCGTCGGCAACGGACTGGGCGCGGGCGTGAACATGACGATCGGCGCCGACCTGAGCCCCAGAGTCGGTCGCGCAAAGTTCCTCGGAATCTGGGCGATCTTCAACAACTCGGGCAAGTTGGGCGGACCGGCTATTGTGGCACTCCTTCTGAGCATCGCCACCCTCCCGTTGGCCCTTGTCACTACAGGCGTCGTGACCATTGTCGGAGCGGCTTGGACGGCGACATTCGCCCGGACCATGGATCTGCCGAAGGGCGTCCACAAGCGCAAGACCGGCCGGGCCACCCGTTAG
- a CDS encoding GIY-YIG nuclease family protein: MNAIVPISLSFTRFDVREMASVAPIFRGCSALTGIYILEFENGQRYVGQSTNVVTRVGTHRRRYPDLQFLHFAPCSAEELDEAERQVIAQQEIQFGLRNKLLTKLPHGEHEASFTVREEETFFLPEERERRRRIVDSAEPKRTKYWELGRLEEFGVIVTLMAEYVDQTIPDALATSGLLWTVSALPSTNRRKGYRRLLTLNCGNMESLVIDEERNEGGSFVGGFLNLPEEQLASEKIKEIEAMDGVLAIHRPSYRQRRDIIAPYFGDLDALSQLLSDTDVLDAAYRLNVGLMRQGSTMYRRFHNSYLAEAIVNTLGAYGGLEPRIVDGAQDGRTGGHGLRDVS; this comes from the coding sequence ATGAATGCGATTGTGCCGATATCACTGAGCTTTACCCGGTTCGATGTCAGGGAGATGGCTTCGGTAGCACCGATATTCAGGGGGTGTTCGGCCTTGACCGGGATATACATCCTCGAATTCGAAAACGGTCAGAGGTATGTGGGGCAGTCGACGAACGTAGTTACCCGGGTCGGGACACACCGTCGTCGTTACCCCGACTTGCAGTTCTTGCATTTCGCGCCTTGTTCGGCGGAAGAACTTGATGAAGCCGAGAGGCAAGTGATCGCTCAACAAGAGATTCAGTTCGGCTTGCGGAATAAGCTCCTCACTAAACTTCCTCACGGTGAGCATGAAGCCAGTTTCACTGTCCGCGAGGAGGAAACTTTTTTCCTCCCGGAGGAACGAGAGCGACGACGCCGGATTGTAGACAGTGCCGAACCGAAGCGTACCAAGTATTGGGAACTCGGCCGACTTGAAGAATTTGGCGTGATCGTCACCCTGATGGCCGAATATGTCGACCAAACCATCCCGGATGCTCTTGCTACGAGCGGTCTCCTGTGGACGGTTTCAGCCTTGCCCTCGACGAACCGAAGGAAGGGGTATCGGCGACTCCTGACCCTCAACTGCGGGAACATGGAGTCGTTGGTCATCGACGAGGAGCGGAACGAAGGTGGCTCCTTCGTGGGTGGGTTCCTTAATTTACCTGAGGAGCAGTTGGCCTCTGAAAAGATCAAAGAGATCGAGGCCATGGACGGAGTCTTGGCTATCCACCGTCCTTCATACCGACAGAGGCGGGACATCATCGCACCGTATTTTGGTGACCTGGACGCCCTGAGCCAATTGTTATCCGATACTGATGTTCTCGACGCCGCGTATCGACTCAATGTCGGGTTGATGAGACAAGGTTCGACCATGTACCGGCGGTTCCATAACTCGTACCTGGCTGAAGCGATCGTCAATACACTGGGGGCCTACGGTGGGCTTGAACCCAGAATCGTCGACGGGGCACAGGACGGGCGAACCGGCGGCCACGGCCTCCGCGATGTGTCCTAA
- a CDS encoding excinuclease ABC subunit UvrA — protein sequence MPVPEIHPDQRRPDGVVAVHDAHLHNLQHVSTEFPRGALVAFTGVSGSGKSSLAFGTIHGESQRRYLESIAPFARRLIGSTMDPRVESLTGLPPTVALEQRNSAGGARSTVGTITTLSNGIRLLYSRAGNHPAESLQRGSALHGGRLLAEAFSPNTPEGMCPQCHGAGVLHEPTERSMVPDPNLSINDGAIQAWPGAWLGKNFHDILFTLDIVDMDLPWREIPQEIRDWILFTEDQPVIEVHPERGVDQTQRTYQGRWRSVNRYLLQTVDQAKSEKTRARALKYLDTFECPTCHGHRLNPDALRVEYLDQKIYELNSRSAEEILELFQERWQKVSELDETPETEAERLLLPNVVPVLETMVGLGLGHLSLDRPARTLSTGEMQRLRLSAQLRSGLFGVAYVLDEPSAGLHPSEKGVLLDLFERFIEDGNSVLLVEHDMRLVERADWAVDVGPAAGVDGGHILHSGPVADLAQVKESKTAPYLYQPLPDPRTADAVRTATSHLSMDGVTARNVRDVSVSFPLGTFVALTGVSGAGKSTLLGEVLAPILRKSVRSSVLEQDEEAGKNLTIGKVSGTDAVDRLVQITQKPIGRSPRSCLATYTGLFDRVRKLFASTLDAQARGWGIGRFSFNVTEGRCPTCQGEGQIEVELVFLPGSYSPCPECHGARYNPETLEVSWNGKNVSEVLSLSVRDALDFFADEEHVCRSLRALDAIGLGYLTLGQPATELSGGEAQRIKLATELQRAPRGHTVYLLDEPTTGLHPSDVDLLVAELNRLVDQGNTVVVAEHDLRVVAGADWVIDLGPGAGERGGQLLVAGPPADVAACDESATGRWMRGEG from the coding sequence ATGCCCGTTCCCGAAATTCACCCTGACCAGCGCCGACCCGACGGCGTCGTCGCCGTGCACGACGCCCACCTGCATAATCTCCAACACGTCAGTACAGAATTCCCGCGGGGTGCGCTGGTTGCGTTCACCGGGGTTTCGGGATCCGGAAAGTCATCCCTCGCGTTCGGGACCATTCACGGTGAGTCGCAGCGGCGCTACCTGGAGTCCATTGCGCCTTTCGCCCGGCGACTGATCGGGAGCACCATGGATCCTCGCGTCGAATCCCTGACGGGCCTGCCGCCCACGGTGGCCCTCGAACAGAGGAACAGCGCAGGCGGTGCTCGGTCGACCGTCGGCACCATCACGACCCTGTCCAATGGGATTCGTCTCCTCTACTCGCGCGCCGGCAATCATCCTGCCGAATCGCTTCAGCGAGGTTCCGCACTGCACGGCGGAAGGCTGTTGGCCGAGGCGTTCAGCCCCAATACGCCCGAGGGCATGTGCCCGCAGTGCCATGGTGCGGGCGTGCTTCACGAACCCACCGAGCGTTCGATGGTCCCGGACCCGAACCTTTCGATCAACGACGGCGCGATACAAGCATGGCCGGGGGCGTGGCTCGGCAAGAATTTCCACGACATCTTGTTCACTCTCGACATCGTGGACATGGATCTGCCGTGGCGGGAAATCCCCCAAGAGATCCGGGATTGGATCTTATTCACGGAAGATCAGCCGGTGATCGAGGTCCATCCGGAACGCGGCGTGGATCAGACGCAACGCACGTACCAGGGCCGTTGGCGGTCAGTGAATCGCTATCTCCTTCAGACCGTGGACCAGGCCAAATCGGAGAAGACCCGCGCTCGTGCCCTGAAATACCTGGACACCTTCGAGTGCCCGACCTGCCACGGCCACCGGCTCAATCCCGATGCCCTGCGTGTGGAGTACCTCGACCAGAAGATCTACGAGCTCAACTCTCGCTCGGCCGAAGAGATTTTGGAGCTGTTCCAAGAACGTTGGCAGAAAGTCTCCGAACTTGATGAAACTCCCGAGACGGAGGCGGAGCGTCTGCTTCTTCCAAACGTAGTGCCGGTTCTCGAGACGATGGTCGGCTTGGGGTTGGGGCATCTCAGTCTTGACCGTCCCGCCCGCACCCTGTCCACGGGTGAAATGCAACGACTTCGTCTTTCGGCCCAACTGAGATCGGGGTTGTTCGGGGTCGCCTACGTTCTGGACGAGCCGTCCGCAGGCCTGCACCCCAGCGAGAAAGGCGTGCTTCTGGATCTCTTCGAACGGTTCATCGAGGACGGCAATTCGGTGCTTCTGGTCGAACACGATATGCGTCTGGTCGAACGCGCGGATTGGGCCGTCGACGTCGGCCCTGCGGCCGGCGTCGATGGAGGGCACATCTTGCACTCGGGTCCCGTGGCCGACCTCGCTCAGGTCAAGGAGTCCAAGACGGCACCCTATCTGTATCAGCCATTGCCCGACCCCAGAACCGCCGATGCGGTCCGGACAGCCACGAGCCACCTGAGCATGGACGGCGTGACAGCACGGAATGTGCGGGACGTGTCCGTCTCCTTCCCACTGGGCACCTTTGTGGCCCTGACCGGGGTGTCCGGCGCCGGCAAATCTACTCTCCTGGGTGAAGTTCTCGCACCGATTCTCCGCAAAAGCGTTCGCTCGAGCGTCCTTGAGCAGGACGAGGAGGCCGGCAAGAACCTCACCATCGGAAAAGTATCCGGCACCGACGCAGTGGATCGTCTGGTACAGATCACGCAGAAACCCATCGGTCGGAGCCCACGGTCATGCTTGGCAACCTATACCGGTCTTTTCGACAGAGTCCGCAAGCTCTTCGCCTCAACCCTGGACGCACAAGCTCGCGGATGGGGTATCGGAAGATTCTCCTTCAACGTGACTGAAGGGCGCTGCCCCACGTGCCAAGGCGAAGGGCAGATCGAGGTCGAACTCGTCTTCCTGCCGGGCAGCTACTCACCCTGCCCCGAATGTCACGGTGCTCGATACAATCCGGAAACTCTCGAAGTTTCCTGGAACGGCAAGAATGTCTCTGAGGTCCTGAGCCTTTCCGTGCGGGATGCCCTGGACTTCTTCGCCGACGAGGAGCACGTCTGCCGATCCCTGCGAGCGCTCGACGCCATCGGACTTGGCTACCTGACCCTTGGTCAACCGGCTACGGAGCTTTCCGGCGGTGAGGCTCAGAGAATCAAACTCGCGACCGAGCTTCAGAGAGCCCCACGCGGTCACACCGTTTATCTTTTGGACGAGCCGACGACGGGGCTTCACCCTTCGGACGTGGACCTTCTGGTTGCCGAGCTCAACCGCCTCGTCGACCAGGGGAACACGGTCGTCGTGGCGGAACATGACCTGCGAGTTGTTGCGGGCGCTGACTGGGTCATTGACCTTGGCCCCGGTGCAGGTGAGCGAGGTGGTCAGTTACTCGTCGCGGGTCCGCCGGCCGACGTCGCGGCGTGCGACGAGTCCGCAACGGGTCGGTGGATGAGAGGCGAGGGCTGA
- a CDS encoding pyrimidine reductase family protein, with protein MSIDPVFPTPLESLTDEQILSVYSPGNGHDGGWLRMNFVASLDGAVAVNGVSGSLGGPGDSRVFDLLRYLADVVLVGAGTVRTEGYGAMVLPEEATAWRTAHGLPAQPVFALVSGSAALSPDSAVFTEAPVRPVVYVSAQADAAHRYALAEVADVVIASADGGFSVDPNAVRADLVARGLRRIHSEGGPELFGSFLHAGAVDELCLTMAPKLLAGTARRMATSAEFAPTQLSLASILRSGDELLLRYIRADGNPHRIPGS; from the coding sequence ATGAGTATAGACCCGGTCTTCCCGACCCCGCTCGAGTCCCTGACCGACGAGCAGATCCTTTCCGTCTACTCACCCGGAAACGGGCATGACGGCGGGTGGTTGCGCATGAACTTCGTCGCCAGCTTGGACGGCGCGGTCGCGGTCAACGGGGTTTCGGGAAGCCTCGGAGGCCCTGGTGATTCCCGCGTCTTCGATCTTCTGCGGTACCTCGCGGACGTGGTGCTGGTGGGTGCGGGAACCGTCCGTACCGAAGGTTATGGTGCGATGGTTCTGCCGGAGGAAGCCACAGCCTGGCGCACGGCTCACGGGCTCCCCGCACAACCCGTATTCGCCCTGGTCAGCGGCTCGGCGGCACTATCGCCGGACTCCGCAGTATTCACCGAAGCACCGGTGCGCCCCGTCGTCTACGTTTCTGCGCAAGCTGACGCAGCCCACCGCTACGCGCTGGCGGAAGTGGCGGACGTCGTCATCGCCTCCGCCGACGGTGGATTCTCTGTGGACCCGAATGCAGTACGGGCTGATCTGGTTGCGCGAGGTCTGCGTCGTATTCACAGTGAAGGCGGACCCGAACTGTTCGGATCCTTTCTTCACGCTGGCGCGGTCGACGAATTGTGCCTGACGATGGCCCCGAAGCTCCTCGCCGGAACGGCCAGGCGAATGGCCACGTCCGCGGAATTCGCGCCGACCCAACTTTCACTGGCGTCGATCCTGCGTTCGGGGGATGAACTGCTGCTGAGATATATACGTGCCGACGGCAATCCGCATCGAATCCCCGGAAGCTGA
- the folP gene encoding dihydropteroate synthase, whose protein sequence is MTLHRIGRRVFDFERQVAVMAVVNRTPDSFYDHGATYEVDAAVSSALQAAETGADWVDIGGVPFGRGPVVDAAEELDRILPVVHSVVAASDVVVSVDTYRADVARAAVDAGASVINDTSGFADPGMASAIADTGAHVVVTHSAGKPREEKPAAAYSDVVREVREFLAERVDRAVDAGVPREKIIIDPGHDLDKNTLHTLEITRRLDELASLGLPLLAAVSNKDFIGESLDRAQGERVSGSIAAMMACLERGARIVRMHDVAAAVDAARMYEAIRGWRAPVRVEHNARPEGNV, encoded by the coding sequence ATGACCCTTCACCGCATCGGACGCCGGGTATTCGACTTCGAACGACAGGTCGCGGTGATGGCGGTGGTGAATCGAACTCCGGATTCCTTCTACGATCACGGCGCAACCTACGAGGTCGATGCGGCTGTGTCCTCGGCATTGCAGGCCGCGGAAACGGGTGCCGATTGGGTAGACATCGGTGGCGTCCCGTTCGGGAGGGGGCCGGTGGTCGACGCAGCTGAGGAGCTTGACCGTATTTTGCCGGTGGTCCACAGTGTTGTGGCCGCGAGCGACGTCGTCGTCTCGGTCGACACATATCGCGCCGACGTGGCAAGGGCTGCCGTCGACGCCGGGGCCTCGGTGATCAACGACACCAGCGGATTTGCCGACCCCGGGATGGCGTCGGCCATTGCGGATACCGGTGCGCACGTCGTCGTGACCCACAGCGCCGGGAAGCCTCGTGAAGAAAAGCCTGCGGCGGCCTACTCCGACGTCGTGCGGGAGGTCCGCGAATTCCTCGCCGAACGCGTGGATCGGGCGGTGGACGCTGGGGTGCCGCGTGAGAAGATCATCATCGATCCGGGGCACGACTTGGATAAAAACACTCTTCATACGCTCGAGATCACCCGGAGGCTGGACGAGCTCGCCTCGCTGGGTCTGCCGTTGCTGGCCGCGGTGTCCAATAAGGACTTCATCGGCGAGAGCCTCGATCGGGCGCAGGGCGAGCGAGTGTCCGGTTCGATCGCAGCAATGATGGCTTGTCTCGAACGCGGAGCCCGGATCGTCCGGATGCACGACGTCGCCGCGGCCGTGGACGCGGCCCGCATGTACGAGGCGATTCGCGGTTGGCGGGCACCCGTGCGCGTCGAGCACAACGCCCGGCCAGAAGGAAATGTATGA
- a CDS encoding DinB family protein, with amino-acid sequence MSLADVPGLTLFFPSSGLNNVGIDSKEEILLYLRSDREALLWKLEGVTEREARMPRTPTGTSLVGIVKHMANVEVGYFSEVFGGPWPNGSEIVSPEALEQDPQEDWHLTEGESVAGIIDLYRRVGDFADSVILELPLDTIGTVPWWPEERSQLTLHRAAVHVLNDLSRHVGHADILREQLDGSTGLNPNNSNLPDLDWSDYASRLRTDAERY; translated from the coding sequence TTGAGTCTCGCTGACGTGCCGGGCCTGACCCTGTTCTTTCCATCCTCGGGGCTGAATAATGTGGGCATAGACAGCAAAGAGGAAATACTGCTCTACCTCCGCAGCGATCGCGAGGCCCTGCTCTGGAAGCTCGAAGGGGTCACTGAACGTGAGGCTCGCATGCCGCGCACGCCCACGGGCACGAGCCTTGTCGGGATCGTCAAGCACATGGCCAACGTCGAGGTCGGCTATTTCAGTGAGGTTTTCGGTGGTCCATGGCCGAACGGTTCCGAAATAGTCTCACCGGAGGCTCTGGAGCAGGACCCACAGGAAGACTGGCACCTCACAGAAGGCGAGAGTGTCGCCGGAATCATCGATCTGTATCGACGCGTGGGCGACTTCGCCGACTCGGTCATTTTGGAGCTTCCGTTGGACACCATCGGCACGGTTCCGTGGTGGCCTGAGGAACGCTCGCAACTCACACTTCATCGAGCCGCTGTCCATGTGCTCAACGACCTGTCCCGTCACGTGGGACACGCAGACATTCTGCGCGAGCAATTGGACGGGTCAACGGGGCTGAACCCAAACAACTCCAATCTTCCTGACCTTGATTGGTCGGATTACGCGAGTCGGCTTCGGACCGATGCCGAGCGATACTGA
- a CDS encoding MFS transporter produces the protein MSASRLFTLNRNSSNTGLVTLLLAVGTFAFGAGEFASMSLLPSISSDMGVDEGSAGHIITAYALGVVLGAPVISAVGAKWPRKPLLLGLLLLLTVGNLFVAAAPSMEWLVIGRFASGIPHGAFIGLAMVTAAGINLPTKQARAVSIVQMGITVATIVGVPLFTLVGQVGGWRLSFVLMSVISAIALVMLWNTVPNHAGNKATSSRVELTALTNPKVLLTLVTGAIGFGGIFAVYSYFSSAFEGSHAGPGWAMSLILMLYGVGSTLGSYVAGYVNSKILLPAAMGFQVLLGFSAVLYAVGVGNAWVTGIAMVLIGASGGMVVPLQTRLMMAAGDAQTMAAAMNNVAFNLANALGPLLAGSAMKAGGSWSSTGWIAAALALGGLVLLGANVLSDRRTPVTRYAVRFEPTTMTIPITGVVPVAK, from the coding sequence ATGTCGGCAAGTCGGCTGTTCACTTTAAATCGGAATTCATCCAATACAGGACTCGTCACGCTCTTGCTAGCGGTCGGAACCTTCGCCTTCGGAGCCGGAGAGTTTGCCTCAATGAGCCTCTTGCCCTCGATCTCCTCCGATATGGGGGTCGATGAGGGTTCGGCCGGCCACATCATTACCGCATACGCACTCGGCGTTGTACTCGGTGCCCCGGTGATTTCCGCGGTTGGCGCCAAATGGCCCAGAAAGCCCCTACTCCTTGGACTGCTCCTGCTTCTGACGGTGGGAAATCTGTTCGTCGCGGCTGCGCCGTCCATGGAATGGCTCGTGATCGGCAGGTTCGCTTCCGGTATTCCGCACGGAGCATTCATCGGCCTGGCCATGGTCACGGCGGCCGGTATCAACCTTCCGACCAAGCAGGCCCGCGCGGTAAGCATCGTCCAGATGGGGATCACCGTCGCGACCATCGTCGGTGTCCCGCTGTTCACGCTGGTGGGACAGGTCGGCGGATGGCGACTGAGTTTCGTGCTGATGAGCGTGATCTCCGCGATCGCCCTGGTCATGCTGTGGAACACCGTACCCAACCACGCGGGGAACAAGGCCACGAGCTCGCGGGTCGAGCTGACCGCGCTCACCAACCCCAAGGTATTGCTGACTCTGGTCACCGGTGCGATCGGCTTCGGCGGCATCTTCGCCGTGTACTCCTACTTCAGCTCGGCATTCGAGGGGTCCCACGCCGGACCGGGCTGGGCGATGTCCTTGATCCTGATGCTCTACGGCGTCGGGTCCACGCTCGGCAGTTACGTTGCAGGCTACGTCAACTCCAAGATCCTGTTGCCTGCCGCTATGGGTTTTCAGGTTCTCCTGGGCTTCTCGGCCGTTCTCTACGCCGTGGGTGTGGGCAACGCGTGGGTCACCGGCATCGCGATGGTCCTGATCGGAGCCAGTGGCGGAATGGTCGTCCCACTCCAGACTCGCCTGATGATGGCAGCGGGCGACGCCCAGACCATGGCTGCGGCCATGAACAACGTGGCATTCAACCTGGCCAATGCGCTCGGTCCGCTCCTTGCGGGCTCGGCCATGAAAGCCGGCGGCAGCTGGTCCTCCACGGGCTGGATCGCTGCGGCCCTCGCGCTTGGCGGGCTCGTCCTGCTCGGCGCCAACGTGCTCTCCGACCGCCGCACCCCGGTCACCCGCTACGCCGTTCGCTTCGAACCCACGACCATGACCATTCCTATCACCGGGGTCGTGCCGGTCGCTAAGTGA